The Coffea arabica cultivar ET-39 chromosome 9e, Coffea Arabica ET-39 HiFi, whole genome shotgun sequence genome has a window encoding:
- the LOC113710664 gene encoding uncharacterized protein — translation MIQKDLAHACASEITSVIINDIGDNYFSLIVDESRDSSVKEQMGVVLRYVNKEGRVIERFLAIVHVSDTTSLCLKDAIDSLFAQHGLSLSKLRGQGYDGASNMRDFREEGWQIILDEVNNFCELNMIPVIDMEDSIAIRGNARRSRRGQTITNFHHYRVEIFCEVVDLIIQEMNNRFSEVSTELLSCIACLDPKSSFSQFNVQKLLRLADLYPEDFSSNDYLYLESQLRNYIYNVQRDPQFSEVGDLGSLAQQMVKTGKNTVFPLVYRLIQLALVLPVATASVERVFSAMNIVKTDLRNKMGDEWMNDCLVVYIEKDIFATIENEQILQRFQRMKTRRMQLPPLRYSSATITNTSSVNQ, via the exons ATGATTCAAAAAGATCTGGCACATGCTTGTGCCTCAGAGATCACAAGTGTTATAATCAATGATATTGGAGACAATTATTTTTCCCTAATAGTTGATGAGTCTCGAGACAGTTCAGTGAAAGAGCAAATGGGAGTTGTTTTGAGATATGTGAACAAAGAAGGGCGTGTGATTGAACGTTTCCTTGCAATTGTACATGTGTCTGACACCACATCTCTTTGTTTGAAAGATGCAATTGATTCTTTATTCGCGCAACACGGATTATCATTATCCAAATTGAGAGGTCAAGGATATGATGGAGCTTCAAATATGCGAG ACTTTAGGGAAGAGGGATGGCAAATAATTTTAGATGAAGTCAacaatttttgtgagttgaatatGATTCCCGTGATTGATATGGAAGACAGTATAGCAATCCGTGGCAATGCCAGGCGCAGTCGCAGAGGTCAAACCATCACTAATTTTCATCATTATCGCGTGGAAATTTTTTGTGAG GTTGTTGATTTAATTATACAAGAGATGAATAATCGTTTCTCGGAAGTTAGCACGGAATTGCTTAGTTGCATAGCATGTCTTGATCCAAAAAGTTCTTTCTCTCAATTCAATGTGCAGAAACTACTCCGTCTTGCTGATTTATATCCTGAAGACTTCTCAAGTAACGATTATTTATATCTTGAGTCTCAACTTcgaaattatatttataatgtGCAACGCGATCCTCAATTTTCAGAAGTTGGAGATTTGGGAAGTCTTGCTCAACAAATGGTTAAAACTGGTAAAAATACAGTTTTTCCATTGGTTTATCGTCTGATCCAGTTGGCATTAGTTCTACCAGTTGCGACTGCTTCTGTTGAAAGAGTATTTTCTGCAATGAATATTGTCAAGACTGATTTGCGCAACAAAATGGGAGACGAGTGGATGAATGACTGCCTGGTTGTATACATCGAGAAGGATATTTTTGCAACAATTGAAAATGAGCAAATATTGCAGCGTTTTCAACGGATGAAGACTCGCAGAATGCAATTGCCTCCTCTTCGTTATTCGAGTGCAACAATTACCAATACTTCAAGTGTTAATCAATAA